One window of the Trueperaceae bacterium genome contains the following:
- a CDS encoding 3-isopropylmalate dehydratase small subunit, whose protein sequence is MSAFQPVVRVVGRAVAVPGNDIDTDRIIPARYLKSVTFDDLGAALFVDERFAPDGTPKGHPLDDPARAGATVLVSGANFGCGSSREHAPQAIYRAGFRAVVAGSFAEIFFGNATGIGLACVRLAEGDLSDLTRRVQEDPALAVTVDLAAMRVEAGGRGYAAAMPDSARNALLTGTYDPLAELLEGLPDVRRTAASLGHEVRR, encoded by the coding sequence GTGAGCGCGTTCCAGCCCGTCGTCCGCGTCGTCGGCAGGGCCGTGGCGGTGCCGGGGAACGACATCGACACCGACCGCATCATCCCCGCCCGGTACCTCAAGAGCGTCACCTTCGACGACCTCGGCGCGGCGCTGTTCGTCGACGAGCGCTTCGCGCCGGACGGCACGCCGAAGGGCCATCCGCTCGACGACCCGGCGCGCGCCGGCGCCACCGTTCTCGTCAGCGGCGCGAACTTCGGCTGCGGCTCGAGCCGCGAGCACGCCCCGCAGGCCATCTACCGCGCCGGCTTCAGGGCGGTGGTGGCCGGGAGCTTCGCCGAGATCTTCTTCGGCAACGCCACGGGCATCGGCCTGGCCTGCGTGCGCCTGGCGGAGGGCGACCTCTCCGACCTCACGCGCCGCGTGCAGGAGGACCCGGCGCTGGCTGTCACCGTCGACCTCGCGGCCATGCGGGTGGAGGCCGGCGGGCGAGGTTACGCTGCCGCCATGCCGGACAGCGCCAGGAACGCACTGCTGACGGGCACCTACGACCCCCTCGCCGAGCTCCTCGAGGGCCTTCCCGACGTGCGGCGGACGGCCGCCTCCCTCGGGCACGAGGTGCGCCGGTGA
- a CDS encoding metallopeptidase family protein: MTFEEFRQLVADLVDEVPERFMRGLQGVHVLPQAKREEGYDEDVFRMGEYLDPGPDQFLGGSEGLGRHIALYYGSFKAIADADPDFDWEEEAWETLTHELRHHVESLAGEDLLVQEDVEVSRSFTRRDR; the protein is encoded by the coding sequence GTGACCTTCGAGGAGTTCCGCCAGCTCGTCGCCGACCTCGTCGACGAGGTGCCAGAGCGGTTCATGCGCGGCCTGCAGGGCGTGCACGTCCTGCCGCAGGCCAAGCGCGAGGAGGGCTACGACGAGGACGTGTTCCGCATGGGCGAGTACCTCGACCCCGGTCCCGACCAGTTCCTCGGCGGCAGCGAGGGGCTGGGCCGCCACATCGCCCTCTACTACGGCTCCTTCAAGGCCATCGCCGACGCCGACCCCGACTTCGACTGGGAGGAGGAGGCGTGGGAGACGCTGACGCACGAGCTCAGGCACCACGTCGAGTCGCTCGCCGGCGAGGACCTCCTGGTCCAGGAGGACGTCGAGGTCAGCCGCTCCTTCACCAGGCGCGACCGCTAG
- the ilvD gene encoding dihydroxy-acid dehydratase: MAERRLDRRSAVVTSGPERAPNRAMLRAVGFSDHDFGKPIVGIADGHSTITPCNAGLRRLAEAAADAVRAAGGMPQTFGTITVSDGISMGTEGMKCSLVSREVIADSIETVGRGQSMDAMVVVGGCDKNMPGGMIALARLDVPSVYVYGGTIKPGRLAGEDLTIVSVFEAVGAHAAGRIELETLRAIEAAACPGPGSCGGMYTANTMSSAIEALGMSLPYSSTMAAEDDEKLESARASGEAVVRLVELGLTPRRIMTRRAFENAIRVVMAVGGSTNAVLHLLAIAHSLGVALSIDDFEELRRTTPVLCDLKPSGRYVATDLHAVGGVPLVMRMLLEAGLLHGDCLTVTGRTVAENLVGVPNQPPAGQDVVRPLSAPLYPVGHLNVLRGNLAPEGAVAKTTGLRSRRITGPARVYDGEEDAMAAILGREVRPGDVVVIRYEGPKGGPGMREMLAPTSAIIGQGLGDSVALVTDGRFSGGTYGLVVGHVAPEAAVGGPIALVAEGDLITIDADENLIRLEVDDAELERRRAAWRPPPPRYTTGVLAKYAKLVSSASVGAVTD; this comes from the coding sequence ATGGCTGAGCGTCGTCTCGACCGCCGCAGCGCCGTCGTCACCAGCGGGCCAGAGCGCGCGCCGAACCGCGCGATGCTGCGGGCGGTGGGCTTCTCCGACCACGACTTCGGCAAGCCCATAGTCGGCATCGCCGACGGCCACTCGACGATCACGCCGTGCAACGCCGGCCTCAGGCGCCTGGCCGAGGCGGCGGCGGACGCCGTCCGCGCGGCCGGCGGCATGCCGCAGACGTTCGGGACGATCACCGTCTCCGACGGCATCTCGATGGGCACCGAGGGCATGAAGTGCAGCCTGGTGTCGCGCGAGGTCATCGCCGACTCGATCGAGACCGTGGGCCGCGGGCAGAGCATGGACGCCATGGTCGTGGTGGGCGGCTGCGACAAGAACATGCCCGGCGGGATGATCGCCCTGGCGCGCCTCGACGTGCCGTCCGTCTACGTCTACGGCGGCACGATCAAGCCCGGCCGGCTGGCCGGCGAGGACCTGACGATCGTCAGCGTCTTCGAGGCGGTGGGCGCGCACGCCGCCGGGCGCATCGAGCTCGAGACCCTGCGGGCGATCGAGGCGGCGGCCTGCCCCGGCCCGGGCTCCTGCGGCGGCATGTACACCGCGAACACGATGTCCTCGGCGATCGAGGCCCTGGGCATGAGCCTCCCCTACTCGAGCACGATGGCCGCCGAGGACGACGAGAAGCTGGAGAGCGCCCGCGCCAGCGGCGAGGCCGTGGTGAGGCTCGTCGAGCTCGGCCTCACGCCGCGGCGGATCATGACCAGGCGGGCGTTCGAGAACGCGATCCGCGTCGTCATGGCCGTCGGCGGCAGCACGAACGCCGTGCTGCACCTGCTCGCGATCGCGCACTCGCTGGGCGTGGCGCTCTCGATCGACGACTTCGAGGAGCTGCGCCGCACCACGCCCGTGCTGTGCGACCTCAAGCCCTCGGGGCGCTACGTCGCCACGGACCTCCACGCGGTGGGCGGCGTGCCGCTGGTGATGCGCATGCTCCTCGAGGCCGGGCTGCTGCACGGCGACTGCCTCACCGTGACCGGGAGGACGGTCGCCGAGAACCTGGTGGGCGTCCCGAACCAGCCGCCCGCCGGCCAGGACGTCGTGCGGCCCCTCTCCGCGCCGCTCTACCCCGTCGGCCACCTCAACGTGCTGCGCGGCAACCTGGCGCCGGAGGGCGCGGTCGCGAAGACCACGGGGCTGCGCTCGCGCCGCATCACCGGTCCCGCGCGCGTCTACGACGGCGAGGAGGACGCCATGGCGGCGATCCTCGGCCGCGAGGTGAGGCCGGGCGACGTCGTCGTGATCCGCTACGAGGGGCCGAAGGGCGGCCCGGGCATGCGCGAGATGCTGGCGCCGACCTCCGCGATCATCGGGCAGGGTCTGGGCGACTCGGTCGCGCTCGTCACCGACGGGCGCTTCTCGGGCGGCACCTACGGACTCGTCGTCGGCCACGTGGCGCCGGAGGCGGCCGTGGGCGGGCCGATCGCGCTGGTCGCGGAGGGCGACCTCATCACCATCGACGCCGACGAGAACCTGATCAGGCTCGAGGTCGACGACGCCGAGCTGGAGCGCCGGCGTGCGGCGTGGCGCCCGCCACCGCCGCGCTACACTACCGGCGTGCTGGCGAAGTACGCCAAGCTCGTATCCAGCGCCTCGGTCGGTGCCGTGACCGACTGA
- a CDS encoding PspC domain-containing protein, producing the protein MQGSDAPRDANALDPRRGSLELRLAPGHPRLARARHGRVLTGLCAGIGEFLGYPAAAVRAVFVAAALLTLGTAALAYLALSLLVPASTD; encoded by the coding sequence GTGCAGGGCAGCGACGCACCACGAGACGCCAACGCTCTGGACCCGCGCCGCGGGAGCCTCGAGCTGCGGCTCGCGCCGGGACACCCGCGCCTCGCGCGCGCCCGCCACGGACGTGTACTGACCGGTCTATGCGCCGGGATCGGGGAGTTCCTCGGCTACCCCGCCGCCGCGGTGCGCGCCGTCTTCGTGGCGGCCGCGCTGCTCACGCTCGGCACCGCGGCGCTGGCCTACCTGGCCCTGAGCCTGCTGGTCCCCGCGTCGACCGACTAG
- a CDS encoding PASTA domain-containing protein: MTAAADAIGTRRTGWTWLTVAGALLVGALVVTALNLRGYFDVPEVRLPEVVGMRHDEAAQVLRRMGLEPVTFIEQVAGAAPDTVTSQSPAPGATVRRGRTVHLGVNAVGAAARVPDLTGMLEADARRRVSELNLPLGTTVYEASDRPVGTVIGQAPEGGAQLASGEELSLVVSRGRDLPRVVVPDLKGLPADEAVKRLEELGFHRIERVATSVSFTGAGDVVSTWPPAGAEVVTSTPVTVNYALSSRNVVEVPDVVGLPQWRAQLALRAAQLLVGQVTYVDDPARPEGVVEVQPTGYTLPGTPVLLTVNGRPADSPLLPDLGLPGQRDDVLGGPGGQRPGAGGGEGPAGGGPSVQAGDGSRSIPFTFDPTFMGVRRLLEQPYRLELVVSDDRGTRSVFDRQMQPGEVATTTVTVYGGDALLQTYIDGVFFQAWRP; the protein is encoded by the coding sequence GTGACTGCCGCCGCCGACGCCATCGGCACGCGCCGGACGGGCTGGACGTGGCTCACCGTGGCCGGAGCGCTCCTCGTGGGGGCCCTCGTCGTCACGGCACTCAACCTCCGCGGCTACTTCGACGTGCCCGAGGTGCGCCTGCCGGAGGTCGTCGGCATGCGCCACGACGAGGCCGCGCAGGTGCTCAGGCGGATGGGCCTCGAGCCCGTGACCTTCATCGAGCAGGTGGCGGGCGCCGCGCCCGACACCGTCACCTCGCAGTCCCCCGCGCCCGGGGCCACGGTCAGGCGCGGGCGCACCGTGCACCTGGGCGTGAACGCCGTGGGGGCCGCGGCGCGCGTGCCCGACCTCACCGGCATGCTGGAGGCCGACGCCAGGCGCCGGGTGAGCGAGCTGAACCTCCCCCTGGGGACGACGGTCTACGAGGCCAGCGACCGACCCGTGGGCACCGTCATCGGCCAGGCGCCCGAGGGCGGCGCCCAGCTCGCGTCCGGCGAGGAGCTGTCGCTCGTCGTCAGCCGCGGGCGCGACCTCCCGCGCGTGGTCGTGCCGGACCTCAAGGGCTTGCCCGCGGACGAGGCCGTGAAGCGGCTCGAGGAGCTCGGCTTCCACAGGATCGAGAGGGTCGCGACCAGCGTGAGCTTCACCGGCGCGGGCGACGTCGTCTCGACGTGGCCGCCCGCCGGCGCGGAGGTCGTGACCAGCACGCCCGTCACCGTGAACTACGCGCTCTCGTCGCGCAACGTCGTCGAGGTGCCGGACGTCGTCGGCCTGCCGCAGTGGCGGGCGCAGCTCGCGCTGCGCGCCGCGCAGCTCCTCGTCGGGCAGGTGACGTACGTCGACGACCCCGCCAGGCCTGAGGGCGTGGTCGAGGTCCAGCCCACCGGCTACACCCTGCCGGGCACCCCGGTGCTGCTCACCGTGAACGGACGCCCCGCCGACTCGCCGCTGCTGCCCGACCTCGGCCTGCCCGGCCAGCGCGACGACGTCCTGGGCGGCCCGGGCGGCCAGCGTCCCGGCGCCGGCGGCGGCGAGGGCCCCGCTGGGGGCGGGCCGTCGGTGCAGGCGGGCGACGGCAGCCGCAGCATCCCCTTCACGTTCGACCCCACGTTCATGGGCGTGCGCCGCCTCCTCGAGCAGCCGTACCGGCTCGAGCTGGTCGTCAGCGACGACCGCGGCACCAGGAGCGTCTTCGACAGGCAGATGCAGCCGGGAGAGGTGGCCACGACCACGGTGACCGTCTACGGCGGCGACGCGCTCCTGCAGACGTACATCGACGGCGTCTTCTTCCAGGCCTGGCGTCCCTGA
- the ispD gene encoding 2-C-methyl-D-erythritol 4-phosphate cytidylyltransferase, translating to MSVGARVAALLAAAGRGTRLGRGPKALVEVAGSTLLDLALDALAPHVDEVVVAVPPGALAAWPRRPGAVYVEGGETRQESVRALVRASTARHVLVHDVARPFLTGDVIARVLAAARRHGASTAALPVADTVVTEAGEELDRTLLRAVQTPQGFERALLLAAHEAAAAAGVAATDDAALVRRLGRQVALVEGSPLLMKVTRPEDLLVAEALAARLAVGATRGR from the coding sequence GTGAGCGTGGGCGCGAGGGTCGCCGCCCTCCTGGCCGCCGCCGGGCGGGGCACGCGCCTCGGCCGCGGGCCCAAGGCGCTCGTCGAGGTCGCCGGCAGTACGCTCCTCGACCTGGCCCTCGACGCGCTGGCCCCGCACGTCGACGAGGTCGTCGTGGCCGTGCCGCCGGGCGCGCTGGCCGCTTGGCCCCGCCGCCCCGGCGCCGTCTACGTGGAGGGCGGCGAGACGCGCCAGGAGTCGGTGCGCGCGCTCGTCAGGGCGTCCACGGCGCGCCACGTGCTCGTGCACGACGTCGCCCGGCCGTTCCTGACCGGCGACGTGATCGCCCGCGTGCTCGCGGCGGCGCGCCGACACGGTGCGTCCACGGCGGCGCTGCCGGTCGCCGACACCGTCGTGACCGAGGCGGGCGAGGAGCTCGACCGGACGCTGCTGCGCGCCGTGCAGACGCCGCAGGGCTTCGAGCGCGCGCTGCTGCTCGCGGCCCACGAGGCGGCGGCCGCCGCGGGCGTCGCGGCCACCGACGACGCCGCGCTCGTCCGACGCCTGGGGCGGCAGGTGGCGCTGGTCGAGGGCAGTCCGCTCCTGATGAAGGTGACGCGGCCGGAGGACCTGCTGGTCGCCGAGGCGCTGGCGGCGAGGCTCGCCGTCGGCGCGACGCGGGGGCGATGA
- a CDS encoding Gfo/Idh/MocA family oxidoreductase: MRPVADPLRVAIIGTGSISQAHFDGYRAAGANVVALCDVNPVQLAARASAWGVDRTYADFEELFAAGGIDAVSIAAPTAVHHPATLAAARSGVHVLVEKPIALDLALADEMIAACRDAGVILFVNHQLRSSGPARKAKELLLAGAIGRVTHLRLRQAHDWGGLGVRPSFATRASSGGGTLLDNGCHLADLARFFGGRVREVFARTATLAYDIEVEDTANVSLEFADGAIGTIETAWTATGWEEGFWIYGTKGALESTNRFGPPWLRHYHRSMPGGTWDETDLTTYTFGGYKPHTAHVIAFVQAVRGEGPVVCSGEDGREAVRLILAAYASAADHAPVRLRDAPDTFEEAVTAS; encoded by the coding sequence GTGAGGCCCGTCGCCGACCCGTTGCGCGTAGCGATAATCGGCACCGGCAGCATCTCGCAGGCGCACTTCGACGGGTACCGCGCCGCTGGCGCCAACGTCGTCGCCCTCTGCGACGTCAACCCGGTCCAGCTCGCCGCCCGCGCCAGCGCCTGGGGCGTCGACAGGACCTACGCCGACTTCGAGGAGCTGTTCGCCGCCGGCGGCATCGACGCCGTGTCGATCGCCGCGCCCACGGCCGTGCACCACCCCGCCACGCTGGCCGCGGCCAGGTCCGGGGTCCACGTCCTCGTCGAGAAGCCCATCGCCCTCGACCTCGCGCTGGCCGACGAGATGATCGCCGCCTGCCGCGACGCCGGCGTGATCCTCTTCGTCAACCACCAGCTCAGGTCCTCCGGCCCGGCGCGCAAGGCCAAGGAGCTGCTCCTCGCCGGCGCCATCGGGCGCGTGACCCACCTGCGCCTGCGGCAGGCGCACGACTGGGGCGGGCTCGGAGTGCGCCCGTCGTTCGCCACCAGGGCCAGCTCGGGCGGCGGCACGCTCCTCGACAACGGCTGCCACCTCGCCGACCTGGCGCGCTTCTTCGGCGGGCGCGTCCGCGAGGTGTTCGCCCGCACCGCCACCCTCGCCTACGACATCGAGGTCGAGGACACGGCGAACGTCTCGCTGGAGTTCGCCGACGGCGCCATCGGCACGATCGAGACGGCGTGGACCGCCACCGGCTGGGAGGAGGGGTTCTGGATCTACGGCACGAAGGGCGCGCTGGAGAGCACGAACCGCTTCGGCCCGCCCTGGCTGCGGCACTACCACCGGTCGATGCCCGGCGGCACCTGGGACGAGACCGACCTCACGACCTACACGTTCGGCGGCTACAAGCCGCACACGGCGCACGTCATCGCCTTCGTGCAGGCCGTCCGCGGCGAGGGGCCGGTCGTGTGCTCCGGCGAGGACGGGCGCGAGGCCGTGCGCCTGATCCTCGCCGCCTACGCCAGCGCCGCCGACCACGCGCCGGTGCGCCTCAGGGACGCGCCCGACACCTTCGAGGAGGCGGTGACGGCGTCGTGA
- a CDS encoding UbiX family flavin prenyltransferase, protein MTARVDPARREVVVAVTGASGMAYAVDLLRCLRDAAVHIHLVVTAGAKRVLPTELDGGLEALTSLASEVHKDSDSGAPIASGSHRFEAMVVVPCSAGTLAKVAHGLTDNLTSRAAHVALKERRKLVLVVREAPYSRPMLENMLAADAAGAVVMPASPGFYHRPASVDDLVGSVTARVLDHLGVEHARVPRWGE, encoded by the coding sequence GTGACAGCGAGGGTAGACCCGGCGCGCAGGGAGGTGGTGGTGGCCGTCACCGGCGCGAGCGGCATGGCCTACGCCGTCGACCTCCTCCGGTGCCTCCGCGACGCGGCCGTCCACATCCACCTGGTCGTCACCGCCGGCGCCAAGCGCGTCCTGCCGACGGAGCTCGACGGCGGCCTGGAGGCCCTCACCTCGCTGGCCTCCGAGGTGCACAAGGACAGCGACAGCGGCGCCCCGATCGCCTCGGGCAGCCACAGGTTCGAGGCCATGGTCGTCGTGCCTTGCAGCGCCGGCACGCTGGCGAAGGTGGCGCACGGCCTCACCGACAACCTCACCTCGCGCGCCGCCCACGTGGCGCTGAAGGAGCGCCGCAAGCTCGTACTCGTCGTGCGGGAGGCCCCCTACTCCCGCCCGATGCTCGAGAACATGCTGGCCGCCGACGCGGCCGGCGCCGTCGTCATGCCCGCCTCGCCGGGCTTCTACCACCGGCCCGCGTCGGTGGACGACCTCGTCGGCAGCGTGACGGCCCGCGTGCTCGACCACCTGGGCGTCGAGCACGCGCGGGTCCCGCGGTGGGGTGAGTGA
- a CDS encoding ThuA domain-containing protein gives MRVTIYNEFLHEVEVESVRRLYPDGIHAALAAAVREHVPAAEVRTATLREPEHGLSQEVVDATDVMLWWGHKAHGEVSDAVAERVQRAVLAGMGLVVLHSGHLSKPFLRLLGTHGSLRWREADEKERLWSLQPGHPLLAGVPDHFEIEPEEMYGERFDVPDPDELLMISWFQGGEVFRSLMTWRRGHGRVVYFRPGHETYPTYHHPVVRRIVANAALYAAARLRRDDSACPNTAAFEPVPNPGKEHVLKP, from the coding sequence TTGAGGGTCACCATCTACAACGAGTTCCTCCACGAGGTGGAGGTCGAGAGCGTCCGCCGCCTCTACCCCGACGGGATCCACGCCGCCCTCGCCGCCGCCGTGCGCGAGCACGTGCCGGCGGCCGAGGTGCGCACCGCCACCCTGCGCGAGCCGGAGCACGGCCTGTCGCAGGAGGTCGTGGACGCCACCGACGTCATGCTGTGGTGGGGCCACAAGGCCCACGGCGAGGTCTCCGACGCCGTCGCCGAGCGCGTGCAGCGGGCGGTCCTCGCCGGCATGGGCCTCGTCGTCCTGCACTCCGGTCACCTCTCGAAGCCGTTCCTCCGCCTGCTCGGCACGCACGGTTCGCTGAGGTGGCGGGAGGCCGACGAGAAGGAGCGCCTGTGGAGCCTGCAGCCCGGCCACCCGCTGCTCGCGGGCGTACCCGACCACTTCGAGATCGAGCCGGAGGAGATGTACGGGGAGCGCTTCGACGTCCCGGACCCCGACGAGCTGCTGATGATCTCGTGGTTCCAGGGTGGCGAGGTGTTCCGCAGCCTCATGACGTGGCGGCGCGGACACGGACGCGTCGTCTACTTCCGTCCGGGGCACGAGACCTACCCCACCTACCACCACCCCGTCGTGAGGCGCATCGTGGCGAACGCCGCCCTGTACGCCGCCGCGCGGCTCAGGCGCGACGACTCCGCCTGCCCGAACACGGCGGCCTTCGAGCCCGTCCCGAACCCCGGGAAGGAGCACGTCCTCAAGCCGTGA
- a CDS encoding E3 binding domain-containing protein codes for MSEPDITPLARRLAEQNNVDWRRLQGSGDGGRIVERDVLDYLARVMAGEEAVDPTPEPLPEGMDAWPEQDIATVRQGVGEAATLGELRHEIGSAVREEPAAVDEDVFLFDDEPEAAETPAPAPAPAPREGAAPTAADDLDDLLVSGDEPLPVDDGAGRDDALGPAPAPGAAAAPAQGAEEAWGEGIHLGEPSPREETPPSDIWGEPVGRTSDDVDLFAVSSEAEEGASGGDAGSDADLWAAPEEPGAPAGAAASADETWAEAPAERGDSPYDAWSAGPSWEPAGTGEGPAEGGGRTGDADDGGMPQVGGDAGQVGAADDGHALEDVGAAGDRAAAEGAGDAGAVVGEEAAPVDAADAPADAAADLESGPGEVVAAVETPDELAGVTQAGFEGLPLARLRLALRRHVDVSALAGAQLAVSQELGHEEPLGAAPFVLRAVAKAAAELGGGFGQVALAAFGDGVSLRRVDGAADRPFAEIVSELAGPGVEEDEAGLVVADLSGLDVDEVVLDLDLPVLSLGRILYDNQRGGYRSTLTLAGDLPAETGARLLARVAELLDSPVRLVM; via the coding sequence GTGAGCGAGCCCGACATCACCCCGCTTGCGCGGCGGCTGGCGGAGCAGAACAACGTCGACTGGCGCCGGCTGCAGGGCTCGGGTGACGGCGGCCGGATCGTGGAGCGCGACGTCCTCGACTACCTCGCGCGCGTGATGGCGGGCGAGGAGGCCGTGGACCCCACGCCGGAGCCGCTCCCCGAAGGCATGGACGCCTGGCCGGAGCAGGACATCGCCACCGTGAGGCAGGGCGTCGGTGAGGCCGCCACGCTCGGCGAGCTCAGGCACGAGATCGGCAGCGCGGTGCGCGAGGAGCCGGCCGCCGTCGACGAGGACGTCTTCCTCTTCGACGACGAGCCGGAGGCGGCCGAGACGCCGGCTCCCGCCCCCGCTCCCGCGCCCCGGGAGGGCGCGGCGCCCACGGCGGCCGACGACCTCGACGACCTGCTCGTCTCCGGCGACGAGCCCCTGCCCGTCGACGACGGCGCCGGGCGGGACGACGCGCTCGGGCCCGCGCCGGCGCCTGGCGCCGCCGCGGCGCCGGCACAGGGCGCCGAGGAGGCCTGGGGCGAGGGCATCCACCTCGGCGAGCCAAGCCCGCGGGAGGAGACGCCCCCTTCCGACATCTGGGGCGAGCCCGTCGGCCGGACGAGCGACGACGTCGACCTCTTCGCCGTCTCGAGCGAGGCGGAGGAGGGCGCCTCCGGAGGGGACGCGGGCAGCGATGCCGACCTGTGGGCCGCGCCGGAAGAGCCGGGCGCGCCGGCCGGGGCCGCGGCGTCCGCCGACGAGACGTGGGCCGAGGCGCCCGCGGAGCGCGGCGACTCGCCTTACGACGCCTGGTCCGCCGGTCCCTCGTGGGAGCCGGCGGGGACCGGCGAGGGCCCCGCGGAGGGCGGGGGCCGGACGGGCGACGCGGACGACGGCGGCATGCCGCAGGTCGGCGGGGACGCCGGCCAGGTGGGGGCGGCTGACGATGGTCATGCCCTGGAGGACGTCGGGGCCGCGGGCGACCGCGCGGCCGCCGAGGGAGCGGGAGACGCCGGCGCGGTGGTCGGTGAGGAGGCCGCGCCGGTGGACGCCGCGGATGCGCCCGCGGACGCCGCGGCGGACCTGGAGAGCGGGCCCGGCGAGGTCGTCGCCGCGGTCGAGACGCCGGACGAGCTGGCGGGCGTGACCCAGGCGGGCTTCGAGGGCCTGCCGCTGGCGCGTCTGCGCCTGGCGCTCAGGCGACACGTCGACGTCAGCGCGCTGGCCGGCGCCCAGCTCGCCGTCTCGCAGGAGCTCGGCCACGAGGAGCCGCTGGGCGCGGCGCCGTTCGTGCTGCGGGCCGTGGCCAAGGCGGCCGCCGAGCTGGGCGGCGGGTTCGGCCAGGTGGCCCTGGCCGCGTTCGGCGACGGCGTGTCGCTGCGGCGCGTCGACGGTGCGGCCGACCGCCCGTTCGCCGAGATCGTCTCCGAGCTGGCCGGACCGGGCGTCGAGGAGGACGAGGCTGGCCTCGTCGTCGCCGACCTCAGCGGCCTCGACGTCGACGAGGTCGTCCTCGACCTCGACCTCCCCGTGCTGAGCCTGGGCAGGATCCTCTACGACAACCAGCGCGGCGGCTACAGGAGCACCCTGACCCTGGCCGGCGACCTGCCGGCCGAGACGGGCGCGCGGCTGCTCGCGCGCGTCGCCGAGCTCCTCGACTCGCCCGTCAGGCTGGTGATGTGA
- the leuB gene encoding 3-isopropylmalate dehydrogenase codes for MTAAKKTIAVLPGDFVGPEVVEAALVALDAVAERYGLELEYRRLPFGGGALAEHGTAFPEPTREAVTRADAVLLGSVGGPVGDHPWNRLPREQRVETAILALRRHLGAFANLRPVKVFPGLERLSPLRPERARSTDLVIFRELTGGIYFGRPSHNRPDQGLSTMVYERHEVERIARLAFETARTRRNRVTNVDKANVLDVSQFWRDVVVEVHEREFPDVELNHLYVDNAAMQVVRDPGAFDVLVMGNLFGDILSDLAAVIPGSLGVLPSASLGGRVGLYEPVHGSAPDIAGQGIANPTGTMLSAAMMLRHSLGAPEAAAALEAAVAAALADDPTVDLGGTRGTAAFTDAVVAAVARQEPVAHG; via the coding sequence GTGACGGCGGCCAAGAAGACGATCGCCGTCCTGCCCGGGGACTTCGTCGGCCCGGAGGTCGTCGAGGCCGCGCTGGTGGCGTTGGACGCCGTGGCCGAGCGCTACGGCCTCGAGCTCGAGTACCGGCGCCTGCCTTTCGGCGGCGGCGCGCTCGCGGAGCACGGCACGGCGTTCCCGGAGCCGACGAGGGAGGCCGTGACGCGGGCCGACGCCGTCCTGCTCGGCTCCGTCGGCGGGCCGGTGGGCGACCACCCCTGGAACCGCCTGCCCCGCGAGCAGCGCGTCGAGACGGCGATCCTCGCCCTGCGCCGCCACCTCGGCGCCTTCGCGAACCTCAGGCCGGTGAAGGTCTTCCCCGGACTCGAGCGCCTCTCCCCCCTGCGCCCCGAGCGCGCGCGGTCCACCGACCTGGTGATCTTCCGCGAGCTCACCGGCGGCATCTACTTCGGCCGGCCGTCTCACAACCGCCCGGACCAGGGCCTCTCGACGATGGTCTACGAGCGGCACGAGGTCGAGCGGATCGCCCGGCTGGCCTTCGAGACCGCGCGCACGCGCCGCAACAGGGTCACGAACGTCGACAAGGCCAACGTGCTCGACGTCTCGCAGTTCTGGCGCGACGTCGTCGTCGAGGTGCACGAGCGCGAGTTCCCCGACGTCGAGCTGAACCACCTCTACGTCGACAACGCGGCGATGCAGGTCGTGCGCGACCCGGGAGCGTTCGACGTGCTGGTCATGGGCAACCTCTTCGGCGACATCCTCTCCGACCTCGCGGCCGTGATCCCCGGGAGCCTCGGCGTGCTGCCGTCGGCGAGCCTGGGCGGCCGGGTCGGCCTCTACGAGCCCGTGCACGGCAGCGCGCCGGACATCGCCGGCCAGGGCATCGCCAACCCCACGGGCACGATGCTCTCGGCCGCGATGATGCTGAGGCACAGCCTGGGCGCCCCCGAGGCGGCCGCGGCGCTGGAGGCGGCCGTCGCCGCGGCGCTGGCCGACGACCCGACCGTCGACCTCGGCGGCACGCGCGGCACGGCCGCGTTCACCGACGCGGTCGTGGCCGCAGTCGCGCGACAGGAGCCGGTGGCCCATGGCTGA